One window of Calderihabitans maritimus genomic DNA carries:
- a CDS encoding ABC transporter ATP-binding protein, with protein MLEMQVKKKLPSFTIDLALSAGNELICLLGPSGAGKSTLLHMVAGLIEPDEGVIRVKNVSYFLKPAGARRGRQLPPYRRRVGYVFQNYALFPHLTVYQNIFFGARGSKEEIRREALYLIDLLRLQGLEQRKVTELSGGQQQRVALARALITKPDILLLDEPFSNLDELIRRKLRLDLLRVHRDFNIPILMVTHDLEEAYTLGGKIAVLDNGRILQFGTREEVFHRPQSRRVARFVGMKNIFTGRVTEVNPEKNLLKIAGNKFNVCLPYYPCQVGDQVVFGIRPEDIRLIRKGVELRKPVRDNVLNGTLVEMIPEGPGYRLFLKITPDTYDLEILVPTHVALNHQLKVGMELTVALKKSALHLLERAES; from the coding sequence ATGCTGGAAATGCAGGTTAAAAAGAAACTCCCATCCTTTACCATAGATTTAGCATTATCGGCGGGAAATGAACTGATCTGTCTGCTGGGGCCCTCCGGAGCCGGAAAATCGACTCTCTTGCACATGGTGGCCGGGCTGATAGAGCCGGATGAAGGTGTTATTAGGGTTAAAAACGTATCCTACTTTTTAAAACCTGCCGGGGCAAGAAGGGGCCGACAACTTCCCCCCTACCGAAGACGGGTAGGTTATGTCTTTCAGAATTATGCTTTATTCCCTCATCTAACTGTTTACCAAAATATTTTTTTTGGAGCCAGAGGTTCTAAAGAAGAAATCAGACGAGAAGCCCTTTATTTGATCGACCTTTTAAGGCTTCAGGGGCTGGAGCAGAGGAAGGTGACGGAACTATCGGGCGGTCAGCAGCAGCGAGTAGCTTTGGCCAGAGCTTTAATCACCAAGCCGGATATTTTGCTGCTGGACGAGCCTTTTTCCAACCTGGACGAACTCATTCGCCGAAAACTAAGATTGGACCTGTTGCGGGTTCATCGCGATTTTAACATTCCCATATTGATGGTAACCCATGACCTTGAGGAAGCGTATACTCTTGGCGGTAAAATTGCGGTGTTGGATAACGGACGGATTCTCCAGTTTGGAACCAGAGAGGAAGTCTTTCACCGTCCTCAGAGCCGTCGGGTGGCACGCTTTGTGGGCATGAAGAATATTTTCACCGGCAGAGTAACGGAAGTCAACCCTGAAAAGAATCTTTTGAAAATCGCAGGGAACAAGTTTAATGTTTGCCTTCCCTACTACCCCTGCCAGGTGGGAGATCAAGTGGTTTTCGGTATCCGGCCGGAAGATATCCGCCTGATTAGAAAAGGAGTTGAGTTGCGCAAACCGGTACGGGATAATGTTCTCAATGGCACACTCGTGGAAATGATTCCGGAAGGTCCAGGGTATCGCCTATTCCTGAAGATAACTCCCGATACTTATGACTTGGAAATTCTGGTTCCTACTCATGTTGCCTTAAACCATCAACTTAAAGTTGGGATGGAACTTACCGTGGCTTTGAAAAAATCGGCTTTACATTTGTTGGAGAGGGCTGAGAGTTAA
- the mobA gene encoding molybdenum cofactor guanylyltransferase — MLKASGVVLAGGKSSRMGTNKALLAVHGQTMIEHVVEEMRKAFREVIIVTNEPHLYSGLGVRVITDLIPGLGPLSGIHAGLTASSYEYSFVTACDMPFIDHRLAAYLVQEAPGYDVVVPQKGDYLEPLHAVYSKACIAPIKMCLENRIFKIIAFYPAVKVKFVGIERMRPLADLEKVFFNVNTPQELVHAREMAKGEKHGPKDSGS, encoded by the coding sequence ATGCTTAAGGCAAGCGGTGTGGTGCTGGCTGGAGGTAAAAGTTCCCGCATGGGGACAAACAAGGCCCTGTTGGCAGTCCACGGCCAGACTATGATCGAACATGTAGTGGAGGAGATGCGCAAAGCCTTTCGAGAAGTTATTATTGTTACCAACGAGCCGCACCTTTATTCAGGGCTAGGGGTACGGGTGATAACGGACTTGATACCTGGGTTAGGGCCATTAAGCGGGATACATGCTGGACTGACTGCTTCTTCCTATGAATACAGCTTTGTTACCGCCTGTGATATGCCTTTTATTGACCATCGCCTAGCCGCTTATCTGGTCCAGGAGGCCCCGGGGTATGACGTGGTAGTGCCTCAAAAAGGGGACTACCTGGAACCACTCCATGCGGTATACAGTAAGGCATGCATTGCCCCCATCAAAATGTGTTTAGAAAACCGCATATTTAAAATTATTGCTTTTTATCCGGCGGTTAAAGTAAAATTTGTGGGAATAGAACGGATGCGACCTTTGGCCGACCTTGAGAAAGTGTTCTTCAATGTTAATACGCCTCAGGAACTGGTACACGCAAGAGAGATGGCAAAGGGGGAGAAGCATGGACCAAAGGATTCAGGAAGTTGA